Proteins encoded within one genomic window of Arachis ipaensis cultivar K30076 chromosome B08, Araip1.1, whole genome shotgun sequence:
- the LOC107612009 gene encoding protein trichome birefringence-like 42, with amino-acid sequence MAFTLWLVPLTLLASYTFVVAVAIPQSPNQKVIQNKVEGCDLYEGKWVIDEFYPLHNASSDCSFIAKGFDCVRNGRPDKKYLKYRWKPNACDLPRFDGEKFLERNKGKKIMFVGDSISNNMWQSLTCLLHKTVPNSNYTLTRQSLLSIFSFPEYEASIMWLKNGFLVDLINDKEKGGILKLDSISTGGQWKEVDILIFNSYHWWTHTGHSQTWDYFQVGDKLIKDMDHMEAFKIALTTWAKWIDSNIDPSKIRVFFQGISASHADEKACLRKTQPEEGSMAPPYPGVDIVKSVINNMTKPVELLDITLLTQLRIDGHPSIYTGSGPSFVDCSHWCLAGAPDSWNEIFYATLLRD; translated from the exons ATGGCATTCACATTGTGGCTTGTTCCTCTTACACTACTAGCCTCTTATACTTTTGTGGTGGCAGTGGCAATTCCACAATCACCAAACCAAAAAGTGATTCAGAACAAGGTGGAAGGGTGTGATCTTTATGAAGGCAAATGGGTCATTGATGAATTTTATCCTCTACATAATGCTTCAAGCGATTGCTCTTTCATTGCTAAGGGATTTGATTGTGTTAGAAATGGAAGGCCTGATAAAAAGTACCTCAAGTATAGATGGAAGCCCAATGCTTGTGACCTTCCAAG GTTTGATGGTGAAAAGTTTTTGGAGAGAAACAAAGGAAAGAAGATAATGTTTGTTGGGGACTCAATAAGCAACAACATGTGGCAGTCACTCACATGTTTACTTCACAAGACTGTTCCAAACTCAAACTACACCTTAACTAGACAAAGtttgctctctattttctcattTCCG gaaTATGAAGCGTCAATCATGTGGCTGAAAAATGGGTTTCTTGTGGATTTGATAAATGACAAAGAAAAAGGTGGGATTCTAAAGTTGGACAGCATTAGCACTGGGGGACAGTGGAAAGAAGTAGACATTTTGATTTTCAATAGCTATCATTGGTGGACTCATACAGGACACTCTCAAAC ATGGGATTATTTTCAAGTGGGTGATAAGTTGATCAAGGACATGGATCATATGGAAGCTTTCAAGATTGCATTAACCACTTGGGCAAAATGGATAGATTCTAACATTGATCCTTCAAAGATTAGAGTCTTTTTTCAAGGAATTTCTGCTTCCCATGCTGA TGAGAAGGCATGCTTGAGAAAAACTCAACCAGAGGAAGGATCAATGGCACCACCATATCCAGGTGTGGACATAGTGAAGAGTGTTATAAACAACATGACAAAACCAGTGGAACTGCTTGATATTACTTTGCTAACACAACTAAGAATAGATGGTCACCCTTCAATTTATACAGGAAGTGGTCCTTCTTTTGTTGATTGCAGTCATTGGTGTCTTGCCGGTGCTCCTGATTCTTGGAATGAGATTTTTTATGCTACTCTACTTAgagattaa